A stretch of Bacillota bacterium DNA encodes these proteins:
- a CDS encoding cysteine synthase family protein, whose protein sequence is MPSKILSGIYEAIGQTPMIELSRLVRLWQIQGRILAKLEYLNPGFSKKDRIALQIIEEAERNGTLKPGQPVVEVTSGNTGTGLAIVCTVKGYPFVAVMSKGNSPERARMIQALGGEVILVDQAPGARPGYVSGEDLALVEEKAKAIARERNAFFADQFGNKANIRAHEHHTGEEIWAQSGGAVDAYVDFVGTGGTFVGCARALKRHNPGVRCYIVEPAAAPYLSGGPVTSPNHKIQGGGYCRDLTLLDRELVDGYVTVTDEEATKAARDLARVEGIFAGFSSGANVAAARTLLTTQEKGKSVALTINDCGLKYLSTDLYPC, encoded by the coding sequence ATGCCGAGTAAAATACTATCAGGAATCTATGAGGCCATAGGTCAAACCCCTATGATCGAACTATCCCGGTTGGTCAGGCTGTGGCAAATCCAGGGTCGGATCCTGGCTAAACTGGAATACCTTAACCCCGGCTTCAGCAAGAAGGACAGGATCGCATTGCAAATCATCGAGGAGGCCGAAAGGAACGGGACCTTGAAGCCAGGTCAGCCCGTTGTCGAGGTTACCAGCGGCAATACCGGCACCGGCCTCGCGATCGTCTGCACGGTAAAGGGCTACCCATTCGTGGCAGTCATGTCAAAGGGGAATTCCCCTGAAAGGGCCCGCATGATACAGGCCCTGGGCGGAGAGGTCATCCTTGTGGATCAAGCGCCAGGTGCCCGGCCCGGCTACGTATCCGGGGAGGATCTCGCCCTCGTCGAAGAGAAGGCAAAGGCGATCGCGCGGGAGAGGAATGCCTTCTTTGCCGACCAGTTTGGCAACAAGGCCAACATCCGCGCGCATGAACACCATACCGGCGAGGAAATCTGGGCGCAATCGGGGGGAGCGGTTGACGCCTATGTCGACTTCGTCGGGACAGGAGGGACGTTCGTTGGATGTGCCCGGGCTCTGAAGAGGCACAATCCTGGTGTCCGCTGCTACATTGTGGAACCGGCCGCGGCGCCTTATCTGTCCGGCGGACCCGTAACGTCCCCAAATCACAAGATCCAGGGCGGCGGTTACTGCAGGGACCTCACCCTCCTCGACCGGGAGCTCGTGGACGGCTACGTGACGGTGACCGACGAGGAAGCGACCAAAGCCGCGCGAGACCTGGCCAGAGTAGAGGGTATTTTTGCCGGCTTCTCTTCCGGCGCAAACGTTGCCGCGGCCCGGACCCTGCTTACGACACAAGAGAAAGGCAAATCCGTAGCCCTGACTATTAATGATTGCGGCCTGAAATACCTGAGCACCGATCTCTATCCCTGCTG